A genomic segment from Acidimicrobiales bacterium encodes:
- a CDS encoding thioesterase family protein produces the protein MAALRSIPTSETNRGYVAVVGHEAAPRSTTYRHKVRYYEADQQGVVFNMWYLGYFDEAMTLYLEEGGLEYRKMLDAGFDVQLVHSEIDWKGSLRWPDTADIEVRLAAAGRTSFSLTFDVRANGAEVATGLTVYVAVATDGSGKQPLPELLRTALGA, from the coding sequence CACGTCCGAGACCAATCGGGGATACGTTGCGGTCGTGGGCCACGAAGCCGCACCCCGCAGCACCACCTACCGGCACAAGGTCCGCTACTACGAGGCCGACCAGCAGGGTGTCGTGTTCAACATGTGGTACCTCGGGTACTTCGACGAGGCGATGACGCTCTACCTCGAGGAGGGCGGCCTCGAATACCGCAAGATGCTCGACGCCGGTTTCGACGTGCAGTTGGTTCACAGCGAGATCGACTGGAAGGGCTCCCTTCGCTGGCCGGACACGGCCGACATCGAGGTGAGGCTCGCAGCCGCCGGCCGGACGTCTTTTTCCCTCACCTTCGACGTCAGAGCGAACGGGGCCGAAGTTGCCACCGGCCTCACCGTCTACGTGGCCGTCGCGACCGACGGCTCCGGAAAACAACCCCTCCCCGAACTGCTCCGCACCGCCCTCGGGGCATGA